The Pelmatolapia mariae isolate MD_Pm_ZW linkage group LG9, Pm_UMD_F_2, whole genome shotgun sequence genome has a segment encoding these proteins:
- the LOC134634202 gene encoding neurogenic differentiation factor 6-A-like — MSWTSNKLVKLIKPEIDRALEESLETRREDELRNGEVKEEESEAGDPAWLRRRASQKKKLSHSRLDRVRLRRIEANARERHRMHGLNNALDSLRKVVPCYSKTQKLSKIETLRLAKNYIWVLSEILSTGKRLDLLTFVQTLCKGLSQPTTNLVAGCLQLNTCSVISQPDEESLSLYAAYDHHPGPEAGGSTTAGSGRSLRPFGSFCSPFESVNNSSSPDSSGSLDMGTLSPPFNFSGLFTLKHEEPVDYRSCRNGLRYGPINQASSSDLGPYDIQRQFYQVQGELNKPFHN; from the coding sequence ATGAGTTGGACCTCTAACAAATTAGTCAAATTGATTAAGCCAGAGATTGACAGAGCCCTAGAGGAAagccttgagaccaggagggagGATGAACTGAGGAATGGTGaagtgaaggaggaggaaagtGAAGCAGGAGATCCAGCTTGGCTCAGAAGAAGGGCTTCTCAAAAGAAGAAACTGAGCCACTCTCGCCTGGACCGGGTTCGACTACGACGGATTGAAGCAAATGCGCGGGAAAGACACCGTATGCATGGACTTAACAATGCATTGGACAGCCTGAGAAAGGTGGTTCCCTGTTATTCCAAGACACAAAAGCTGTCCAAAATAGAAACCCTCCGCTTGGCCAAGAACTACATCTGGGTTCTCAGTGAGATCCTGAGCACTGGCAAAAGGCTGGACTTGCTCACATTCGTTCAGACTCTGTGCAAAGGTCTCTCTCAGCCAACCACTAACCTTGTCGCTGGCTGTCTCCAGCTCAACACCTGCAGCGTCATCTCACAACCCGACGAGGAGTCATTGTCTCTGTACGCAGCCTATGATCACCATCCTGGTCCCGAGGCTGGGGGCTCCACCACAGCGGGTAGCGGTAGGTCTCTGCGACCTTTTGGCTCTTTCTGCAGCCCCTTTGAGTCTGTAAACAACAGTTCCTCTCCAGACAGTTCTGGTTCTCTGGATATGGGGACTCTCAGCCCACCCTTCAACTTCAGTGGGCTTTTCACCCTCAAACACGAGGAACCGGTTGACTACCGAAGTTGTCGCAATGGTCTCCGCTATGGTCCCATCAATCAGGCCTCCAGCTCAGACCTTGGTCCCTATGACATCCAACGACAGTTTTACCAGGTGCAGGGAGAATTAAACAAGCCTTTCCATAATTGA